The following are from one region of the Candidatus Hydrogenedentota bacterium genome:
- a CDS encoding amino acid-binding protein — MKIKQLSTFIENRPGQLLKPVKALADAGISILTLSLADTREFGIVHLIVHNWQRGREVLQAEGLVVNVTEVVAVEVDDKPGGLSDMLAIIERGGVNIEYMYAFTFGCDRRAVLVFRFENPDQAIEVLRAGGVNVMDTVTLTERST, encoded by the coding sequence ATGAAAATAAAGCAACTCTCCACCTTCATCGAAAACCGGCCCGGCCAACTGCTCAAGCCGGTCAAGGCCCTCGCCGATGCCGGCATCAGCATCCTCACCCTGTCACTCGCCGACACCCGCGAGTTCGGCATCGTGCACCTCATCGTCCACAACTGGCAACGCGGCCGCGAAGTGCTCCAGGCCGAAGGCCTCGTCGTCAACGTCACCGAAGTCGTCGCCGTCGAAGTCGACGACAAACCCGGCGGACTCTCCGACATGCTCGCCATCATCGAACGAGGTGGCGTCAACATCGAATACATGTATGCCTTCACCTTCGGCTGCGACCGCAGGGCCGTGCTCGTCTTCCGCTTCGAAAACCCCGACCAGGCCATCGAAGTCCTCCGAGCCGGCGGTGTAAACGTCATGGACACCGTCACCCTGACCGAACGCAGCACCTGA